In the genome of Segnochrobactrum spirostomi, the window GGCCGGCAACAGGTCGGCGAGGGTGGTGGCGAGCTTGAGGGCGGTGAGCGGGGTCTGCTCGGACGGCTTCATCACCACCGTGTTGCCGGCCGCGATCGCCGGGGCGACCTTCCAGGCGAGCATCATCAAGGGATAGTTCCAGGGCGCGATCGAGCCCACCACGCCGACCGGATCGCGGCGGATCATCGAGGTGTGGTTCGCCACATATTCGCCCGCGGCCGAGCCGGTCAGGCAGCGCGTGGCGCCGGCGAAGAAGCGGAAGGTGTCGACGATGGCCGGGATCTCGTCGTTGAGGACGCGCTCGTACGGCTTGCCGCAATTCAGGGATTCGAGCCGGGCGAAGGCCTCGGCGTCGGCCTCGATGGCGTCGGCGATGGCGAGCAGGCGGCCAGCGCGGGCGCTCGGCGGCGTCACCGACCAGGTCTCGAAGGCCCTGGCGGCGGTGTCCACCGCCGCGTCGAGCTGGGCCGGGCTCGCCTCGGCGACGTCGGCGATGCGCCCGCCGGTGCCGGCATTGAGGATTTCCTCGTTCGGGCCCTCGCCCTTCACGAGCTTTCCGTCGATGAGAAGGTCGGTCTGCATCTCAAGTCCTCCCGAAGGGCGGCGGCCGGCGCCTGCCGCGGCCGTCGCTGCGGCCGTCGGGAGGCGGACGGTGCGCCGCCGGAAAAGAGCAATCGCCTCGCCACCCCCCCGGCCGGACCGGGGATCGGCTTACTTGCCGCCGCCCGAGAAGTCGTGGGTGTCGCGGGTCAGGTAATAGGCGGCGAGGATCGGCACGAAGGTCACCGCCATCACGAACACCGCGACGACGTTGGTGACCGGGCGCTGGCGCGGCCGCACCAACTCGCCGAGCATCCAGATCGGCAGGGTGGTCTGCTGGCCGGCGGTGAAGGTCGTCACGATCACCTCGTCGAACGACAAAGCGAAGGCGAGCATGCCGCCGGCGAGGAGCGCGGTCGCGACGTTCGGCAGCACGACGTGACGGAAGGTCTGGAAGCCGTCGGCGCCGAGATCCATCGAGGCCTCGATCAGCGAGGGGGCCGAGCGGCGGAAGCGGGCGAGGGCGTTGTTGTAGACGACGACGATGCAGAACGTCGCGTGGCCGATCACGATGGTCCAAAAGCTGAACGGGATGTCGGCCAGCGCATAGGCCGAGCGCAGCGCGATGCCGGTGATGATGCCCGGCAGCGCGATCGGCAGGATGACGAGGAGCGACAGCGTCTCGCGGCCGAAGAAGCGGTGCCGCCACACCGCGGCCGAGGCCAAGGTGCCGAGCACCAGGGCGATCAGGGTCGAGACCGCGGCGACCCTGAGCGACAGGCCGAACGCCGGCCAGATGTCGGGCCGGTCGAACCACGCGGTCGAAAACCACTTGAGCGTCAGCCCCGGCGGCGGGAAGGCGAACGAGCGGTCCTCGGTCGTGAAGGCGTAGAGGATGATGAAGAGCAGCGGCAGGTGCAGGAACAGAAGGCCGCCGAACGCCGCCGCCTTGAGGGTCAGCGAGGCCCGCTCGCCCGCCTCGGCCCGGCCGCCGGCCGCTTTCTTCGGGGGCTGCTCAGAGGGCATCGAACGCTCCGAGCCGTTTGGCGATCGTGAGATAGATCCCCATGATGACGATCGGCACCACCGCGAAGGCGGCGGCGAGCGGAATGTTGCCGGCGGTGCCCTGCTGCTGCAGCACGACCTGGCCGATGAAGGGGCGCGACGAGCCGACGATGCCCGGGATGATGTAGTCGCCGAGCGTCAGCGAGAAGGTGAAGATCGAGCCCGCGACGATGCCCGGGAAGGCGAGCGGCAGGATCACCGAGCGGAAGGTGCGCGACGGGCGGCCGCCGAGATCGGCCGAGGCCTCGATGAGCGATCGGGGCACCCGTTCGAGCGCCGCCTGCACCGGCAGGATCATGTAGGGCAGCCAGACATAGGTGAAGACGATCGCGGTGCCGAGATAGGCCGTCGACAGCGAGGGCCCGCCGACCACCGGCAAGGCGAGCACGGCGTCGAGCAGCCAGCCGAGATGCAGCTCGCCGGCGAGCCAGGTCACCACGCCTTCGCGGGCGAGCAGGAGCTTCCAGGCGTAGACGCGGACGAGGTAGCTCGACCACAGCGGCAGCATGACGAGGATGTAGAAGGCGGCCTTGGCCCGCCCCCGCGCATAGCGCGCGGCATAATAGGCGATCGGGAAGGCGAGCCCGGCGCAGATCACGGTGACGACCGCGGCCATCGTCACCGTGCGCAGGATGATGCCGAGATTGGCGGGCGTGAAGAGCTGGGCGTAGGTCGCGAAGGTCGGCTTGTAGACGACCATCCCCGTGAAATCGTCGATCGCGAAGATGCTCTGGGCGAGCAGCGCGATGAGCGAGCCGAGATAGACGATGCCGAGCCAGAGCACCGGCGGCACCAGCAGCAGCGTGAGGAACAGCCAGCTCTTGCGATAGAGCAGCGTCGACAGCCGCCGCAGGGCGGTGTCGGCGGGCAGCGAGGGCGCGCGGGCGGCGGCGCTCATCAGCCGACCTCCGCGCCGTCGAGATAGAGCCGTGCGGCGGTCGGCCAGGCGACCACGACGGCATCGCCCACCTTGGCCGAAGCGCCGCCGCCATAGGGCACGCTGACCTCGATGTGGCCGCCGCCCTCGAGCGCGACGCGGTAGCGCGTCGCCGCGCCGAGGAAGCTCACCGTGGCGACGATCCCGGCGGCATGGTCGTGATCGGCGTCGGGCGCGAGCGAGATCATGCGGATGCGCTCGGGGCGCAGCGCGAAGGGGCGGGCGGAGCCGACCAGACGCGCGGCGAGCGTCTCGTCGATCATGTTCGAGGCGCCGACGAAGCCGGCGACGAAGGCGGTGCGCGGGCGGTCGTAGATCTCGGCCGGCGTGCCGATCTGCTCGATGCGGCCCTGGTTGAACACGGCGACGCGGTCGCTCATCGAGAGCGCCTCGCCCTGGTCGTGGGTGACGTAGATGAAGGTGATGCCGACCTGGCGCTGGAGCGCCTTCAACTCCTCCTGCATCGCCTCGCGCAGCTTGAGATCGAGCGCGCCGAGGGGTTCGTCGAGGAGGAGGACGGCCGGGCGGTTGACGAGGGCGCGGGCGAGCGCCACACGCTGGCGCTGGCCACCGGAGAGTTCGCTCGGGCGCCGCTCGCCGAGACCGCTCAGGCGCACCATCTCGAGCATCTCGCCGGCCTGGCGCCGCCGCTCGGCCTTCGGCACCCCGCGCACCATCAGGCCGTAGGCGACGTTCTCCCAGATGCGCATGTGCGGGAACAGCGCATAATCCTGGAACACGGTGTTGATGTCGCGGTCGTAGGGCGGCACGCCGGTGACGTCGCGGCCCTCGAGCAGAATGCGCCCGCCGGTCGGCTGCTCGAAGCCGGCGATGAGGCGCAGGCACGTCGTCTTGCCCGAGCCCGAGGGGCCGAGCATGGAGAAGAACTCGCCGTTCGCGATCTCGAAGGAGACGCCGTCGACCGCCTTCACCGCCGCGAAGTGGCGGGTGACGTCCTCGAAGCGGACGGCGGAGAGGGCATCGGGCGGAACGGGCATTCGTCGGATCTTCCGGGTTCGTTCAGGTCAGGTCGCGGGCGGTGGGACGGGCGAAGGACCCCACCCCGCCGCTGCGCGGCGACCCTCCCCCTGGCAGGGGAGGGTGGGGTGTTCCATTGAGATCGGCTCATTCCACGGCGCCCCTTCACCCTCCCCTGTCAGGGGGAGGGTCGACGGCCGAAGGCCGGCGGGGTGGGGTCCCGCCGGGCAAACGCCCCGCGGAACGCCGCGGCCCGCCTCAGTTGCCGCTCTGGACGGCGAGGTAGTCGCTCACCCACTTCGAATAGGGCACGCAGCCGGTGTCCGGGTGGTCGGCGCACTGGGCGCGCGGCGTGGTCCAGAAGTGCAGCTTGCCGAGATTGTCGACGCCGTTCGCCTTGCAGCCCTCGGCGCCGAGCAGCGGGTTGCCGTCGCAGGCGGCGAGAACGACCGGCACCGAGCCGAACCAGGCGGCGAGATCGCCCTGGAGCTTCTTCGAGATCGAGTGCTCGAGCCACTTGTAGGCGCAGTTCGGGTGCGGCGCGTCGACGTGCATCATCGTCGTGTCGGCCCAGCCGGTGGCGCCTTCCTCGGGGATCGTGGAGGCGATCGGGCGCTTGTTGGCGATCAGCAGGTTGACCTGGAACGGCCACGACGACGAGGCCGCGGTGCCCTCGTTGGTGAAGTCGTCGACCTGGACGTTGGCGTCGTGCCAATAGCGCGAGACGAGCTTGCGCTGGGCCTTGAGGAGGTCGATCGCGGCCGCGTACTGCTTCTCGTCGAGCTGGTACGGGTCCTTGATGCCGAGTTCGGGCTTGTGCTTGGAAAGATAGAGCGCGGCGTCGGCGATGTAGATCGGGCCGTCATAGGCCTGGACGCGGCCCTTGTTGGTCTTGCCGTCGGGCAGCGTCTGCTCCTCGAACACCACCGACCAGGACTTCGGCGCCTCGCCCTTGAAGACGTCCGTGTTGTAGGCGAGCACGTTGGGGCCCCACTGATAGGGCACGCCGTAATGCTTGCCGTCGACCGTGTGCCAGGGCGCATTGCGCAGCCGCTCGTCGACGGTGTTCCAACTCGGGATCAGGCTCGGATTGAGCTCCTGGACGCGGCCGCCGTAGATCAGGCGCAGGCTGGCGTCGCCGGAGGCGGTGACGAGGTCGAAGCCGCCCTGATTCATCAGCGCGACCATCTCGTCGGAGGTGCCGGCCGGCTTGAAGGTGACCTTGCAGCCGGTCTCCTTCTCAAAATCGGTGACCCAGTCGTAGGCCTTGTCGGTCGCGCCGCGCTCGACGTAGCCCGGCCAGCCGATGATCGCGACTTCGCCTTCTCCGGGGCCGATCGACTGGATCGGGCCGGCGGCGAGCACGGGTTGGGCGGCGAGAACGGCAACGGCGGCGAGCGCGGCGATGCGGCCGGCCACGGCCGGGATCGCACGCAACGCAGTACGGATTTCCACGCGGTCTGTCATTTACCCCTCCGGTCTTCAGGTGCCTCGAACAGCGTCTGGAAGCGGGCCTCTCGCGGGCTCTCGTCGAAGCTTGGCGCAAGCAGCCCCCAAAGTGAAATCTGAAATCACCCGACGAGCATTCGGAATTTCCGAACGCTCGTCTAGCCCAGCCGCCCGCGCGCCGGCTGATAGGTGCGGGCGAGTTGGATGAAGGTCTCGGCCGGCGTGCTGAGCCGCGAACCGCGCCGCCAGACGAGCCCGACATCGAGGGTCGGCGGGCGGTCGGCGATCGCCAGCGCCTCGATGCGGTCGCCTTCGAGCGACCACGGGCGATAGGCCATGTCGGGAAGCACCGCGATGCCGGCCCCCGTCGCCACGAGGCTGCGGACGGCCTCCACCGAGGCGGTGCGCAGCACCCGGTTCGGCCGCAGCCCGGCGCCGCGCCACATCGCGGTGGCCGCCTCGTCGATCTCGTCGATGGCGAGCGCGATCAGCGGCTCGGGGGCGATCTCGGCGAGGGTGACGCTCTCGCGGGCGAGGAAGGGATGGCCGGGCGGCAGCCAGACCCGGCTTTCGGAACGCAGCAGGATCTCGCTCTCGATCGCCGAGCGGTCGGCGATGTTGGAGACGAGCATCAGGGCGACGGCGAGCTCGCCGTTGCCGATCAGGTGCTCGACATAGGTCCGCTCCTCCTCGGCGACACGCACCGAGACGTTGGGGAAATTGCGCCGGAAGCGGGCGAGGAGGTCGGCGAGGAAATAGCCCGAGACGAGGCTCGTCACGCCGAGGGTGAGACTGCCCTGCACGGCCTCGGGCCGCGTCTTCAGCGCGGTCTGCGCGTCGGTGACGGCGGCGATGATGGTGCGGGCGTGGCGCAGGAATTGGTGGCCCGGATAGGTCAGCACCATGCCGCGGGCGTGGCGCTCGAACAGGCGGGTGCCCGTCTGCTCTTCGAGCGCCTTGAGGGCGTCGGTGATGGCCGATTGGGAAATGCCGACCGCCGCGGCCCCGCCGGACACGGAGCCCGCCTCGGCGACCGCGATGAAATAGGCGACCTGACGCAGCGTGATGTTCATGACGCGCGAGCCTCGATCGAAGCGGCGCCGCTGGCAAGAGGCGCCGGCAAGAGGGGCTGGTGAGAGGCGGGCCTCTCCGCGTCATGCCCGGTGTCACGCTCCGCGCTAGTCGAGCAGGGGGCTCGCTCCGCTCTCCGCTCGCGGTCACGCGGTGCTCTCTCCGCGTCATGCCCCGGCGAAGTCCGGGGCATCTCGCCGCCTGTGGCGCGCCGGGTGGAGATCGCCCGGACAGGCCGGGCGATGACGGGGAAGGTGTGAGGGGACGGCGGCCAAATAGATAATGTAATGTTATAACAAAACATAAAACCTTCCCAATATTCCCCGCCGATCGCCGACCTCTCCCAATCGATCGAGCAGTCGTGAAGGCTGTTGCACGGCTTTTCACACGACTGACATGTGCAGCCCGGACACTCCGCCGCGTTTCGCCACGCCCGCAACATCCATCGGGGGATGCCGGCTTCTGTCCGGACCGCGGTGCGCATCGATTTTCATCGAACGAGGTCTCACATGCGACAGAACTGGCTGGCTCTGGCGGCCGTCGCGCTCATTCCGGGCGTCGCCTTCGCGCAGAGCGGAGAGACGCGCTACAAGACGGCGGACGACCATCAGGCGCAGATCTATCCGATCGACCGCGCCACCCTGCTCTCCGGCGGCAAGTTCGACTTCAAGGTCGAGTTCCCGACCGTGGTGAAGCCGGAAGAGGTGCAAATCCTCATCAACGGCCAGGACTACAAGACCGTGTTCGGCAAGGAG includes:
- a CDS encoding ABC transporter permease, coding for MPSEQPPKKAAGGRAEAGERASLTLKAAAFGGLLFLHLPLLFIILYAFTTEDRSFAFPPPGLTLKWFSTAWFDRPDIWPAFGLSLRVAAVSTLIALVLGTLASAAVWRHRFFGRETLSLLVILPIALPGIITGIALRSAYALADIPFSFWTIVIGHATFCIVVVYNNALARFRRSAPSLIEASMDLGADGFQTFRHVVLPNVATALLAGGMLAFALSFDEVIVTTFTAGQQTTLPIWMLGELVRPRQRPVTNVVAVFVMAVTFVPILAAYYLTRDTHDFSGGGK
- a CDS encoding ABC transporter permease; protein product: MSAAARAPSLPADTALRRLSTLLYRKSWLFLTLLLVPPVLWLGIVYLGSLIALLAQSIFAIDDFTGMVVYKPTFATYAQLFTPANLGIILRTVTMAAVVTVICAGLAFPIAYYAARYARGRAKAAFYILVMLPLWSSYLVRVYAWKLLLAREGVVTWLAGELHLGWLLDAVLALPVVGGPSLSTAYLGTAIVFTYVWLPYMILPVQAALERVPRSLIEASADLGGRPSRTFRSVILPLAFPGIVAGSIFTFSLTLGDYIIPGIVGSSRPFIGQVVLQQQGTAGNIPLAAAFAVVPIVIMGIYLTIAKRLGAFDAL
- a CDS encoding ABC transporter ATP-binding protein, translating into MPVPPDALSAVRFEDVTRHFAAVKAVDGVSFEIANGEFFSMLGPSGSGKTTCLRLIAGFEQPTGGRILLEGRDVTGVPPYDRDINTVFQDYALFPHMRIWENVAYGLMVRGVPKAERRRQAGEMLEMVRLSGLGERRPSELSGGQRQRVALARALVNRPAVLLLDEPLGALDLKLREAMQEELKALQRQVGITFIYVTHDQGEALSMSDRVAVFNQGRIEQIGTPAEIYDRPRTAFVAGFVGASNMIDETLAARLVGSARPFALRPERIRMISLAPDADHDHAAGIVATVSFLGAATRYRVALEGGGHIEVSVPYGGGASAKVGDAVVVAWPTAARLYLDGAEVG
- a CDS encoding ABC transporter substrate-binding protein, coding for MTDRVEIRTALRAIPAVAGRIAALAAVAVLAAQPVLAAGPIQSIGPGEGEVAIIGWPGYVERGATDKAYDWVTDFEKETGCKVTFKPAGTSDEMVALMNQGGFDLVTASGDASLRLIYGGRVQELNPSLIPSWNTVDERLRNAPWHTVDGKHYGVPYQWGPNVLAYNTDVFKGEAPKSWSVVFEEQTLPDGKTNKGRVQAYDGPIYIADAALYLSKHKPELGIKDPYQLDEKQYAAAIDLLKAQRKLVSRYWHDANVQVDDFTNEGTAASSSWPFQVNLLIANKRPIASTIPEEGATGWADTTMMHVDAPHPNCAYKWLEHSISKKLQGDLAAWFGSVPVVLAACDGNPLLGAEGCKANGVDNLGKLHFWTTPRAQCADHPDTGCVPYSKWVSDYLAVQSGN
- a CDS encoding LysR family transcriptional regulator is translated as MNITLRQVAYFIAVAEAGSVSGGAAAVGISQSAITDALKALEEQTGTRLFERHARGMVLTYPGHQFLRHARTIIAAVTDAQTALKTRPEAVQGSLTLGVTSLVSGYFLADLLARFRRNFPNVSVRVAEEERTYVEHLIGNGELAVALMLVSNIADRSAIESEILLRSESRVWLPPGHPFLARESVTLAEIAPEPLIALAIDEIDEAATAMWRGAGLRPNRVLRTASVEAVRSLVATGAGIAVLPDMAYRPWSLEGDRIEALAIADRPPTLDVGLVWRRGSRLSTPAETFIQLARTYQPARGRLG